The Thermodesulfobacteriota bacterium DNA segment ATAACGGTTCGCTCCTTCGGGAAACCCTTGTCCCCTGATATTCATGGGGACAAGGGGGGGCACAATCTCACGGGGGAAAAGGTCTCATTTTTAAACCGAGAGAGTAGGGGGCCGGAGAGGATCATGGACCGTGAAAACGGCCTCCATCTCTCTAAGGATCTCCAGAAACATCGTGACCAATTGGGGATCGAATTGGGTTCCGGCATTTTTCGAAAGCTCCATCTTTGCTTCATGGCCAGAGAGGGGTTTTCGATAAGGTCGCTCAGAGGTCATACTGTCATAGGCATCTGCGATGGCGATGATCCGGGCTCCTAAGGGAATATTCTCTCCTGCGAGGCCCTCGGGATATCCCGTCCCGTCATATCGTTCATGGTGGTGGTGGATGTAGGAGAGGATAGTGGAAGAGAGGTTGAGGGGAATGAGGAGTTCGAGAGATTTTTTCGTATGTTGTTTAATGATGGTCCATTCCGTCGTGGAAAGGGTCCCTTTTTTATTAATGAAACGGTTACTGATGCCAATCTTTCCGATATCGTGTAGGTAGGAGGCGATCCGGATTTCCTGGCGATCTTTTGGGTTGAGGGACAGTTTTTTCGAGATAAAATCCGCATAATAACAAACCCGTTCGGAATGACCCGAAGTATAGGGATCTTTTTCTTCCAGCGTAGAAGCCAGGACTTTAGAAAATTCGAGACAATTCTGGTATTCCTGAGGGCTTTCTTGATTCGGTCCAAATTCGGAAAGTCCCTCGATTTTGTGAAAGGATGGGAAAGAACCTATCGAATTTTGGTCGATCCCCATGTCATCTCCACACCGCAGGCGCACCATCTCTTTTACCTTCCGGTTCAAGCGTCTTCTCTGGACCGATTTCTCGATGATACAAATAATCTCGGGGACATTGAAAGGTTTGGGAATATAATCGAAAACTCCATACCGGATCGCTTCGATGGCGCTATTCAATGTCCCGTAACCTGTGATGATAATGACCATCACATCGGGATCGATCGCCCGGATCTCTTTCAGCGTTTCAATACCGGACATCCCCGGCATTCTTAAATCTAAGGTAACCACATCGATTTCATGCTGTTTAAGAATCTGGAGAGCGGCAAGACCATTCTCCGCGGTGAAGATGTTGTAATGGGGTTTAAGAATCATCCTCAAGGATTCCCTCGGACCTATCTCATCATCCACGATTAGGATATTGGCCATATCTTTTTGGGGCCCCATGCTTTCCTTTCTCCGTTTAATAAGGTTTAATAAAAATGGTATAAGCAAATTTTTTGCCATATCAGGAGGGGATCCCCTATTCGGGTTGTTCGATAATTTATTGATATTTAAATAGAATGATTAGGCTTCAGAAAAGGGAGGAAATGGGGATGAAGGGTGAAGGCCTTTTGGAATGTTCAAAAATGAACGGAACAGTCATTTTTTTGAATCGGTGGAGAGATGAGGGAGAAGTGAACGGAAGGACCCCATGGAAGAGAACTTCTTTCTTAAATCTTCACCTTATTTGGGTTGCTGGATCCCCAGTTTGTCCATTTTATACTTTAATATCCGCCGGCTGATTCCCAGAAGGTTTGCGGCATGGGATTGCACAAAATTGGCCCTTCTCAGGGCATCGAGGATGATCTCTCTCTCGAACTCTTCCTCGGCTTCCGAAAAGGAAAGCTGGCCGCTCAGGACCGATTCCTTGAGCCCATTGGCTTTGGATTGATGGGTGATGGGAAGGGGCAGTTCGTCGGCCTGGATGGATTCATTTTGGGTGAGGGTTACCACACGTTCGATCAGGTTCTCCAATTCCCGAATATTCCCCGGCCAATCATAATTCATGAGCAATCCCAGCGCTTCTTTGCTAATCCCCTTCAGTTCCTTTTGGTTCTCTTGGCTAAACTTTTTAATGAAGTGATGGACCAATAGAGGAATATCCTCTTTCCGCTCTCTCAATGGAGGGAGAAGGATCGGCACCACATTGATTCGATAATAGAGGTCTTCCCGGAAGAGTCCTTTTTTGACCAGTTGAGGAAGGTCCTTATTGGTGGCTGTAATAAGCCTCACATCGACTTTGATCGTCTTGGACCCTCCAACCCGAAGAAATTCCCTCTCCTCGAGAAAACGAAGGATTTTGGCTTGGGTGGATAAGCTCAATTCGCCAATTTCGTCCAGAAAAAGGGTCCCTTCATGGGCAGCCTCGACCCGTCCCAGTTTTCTTTCGATCGCATGGGTAAAGGCCCCTTTTTCGTGACCAAACAGCTCGCTTTCGATAAGGGTCTCGGGGATGGCTGCACAGTTAATGGGAATGAAAGGATGGTTTCTTCTGGGGCTATGGTAATGTATGGCTCGGGCGATGAGTTCCTTCCCTGTGCCGCTTTCTCCCATGATGAGCACGGTGGCCCGGCTATTGGCAACCTGCTTCACCATTTTGAAAATTTCCCTCATCTCTTTACTCTTCCCCACAATATTCTCAAATCCGAAATTTCGATCCACTTCGATCCATAAGCGTTGGTTCTCCTCCTTGAGGGCTTTGGTGGAGAGGGCTCGGTTGACGGTCAATCGAAGCTCATCGACGTCAAAGGGTTTGGTGATATAGTCATAGGCCCCGAGCTTCATCGCCTCCACGGCTGTCTTAACCGTTTTCGTTGCCGTGATCATGATAACTATCTGCTCGGGAAAATTCTTTCGGATCCTCTCCAGAACCCTCAACCCATCCATATCCGGGAGAAGGATGTCGAGGAGGATGACATCGGGGAAATGAGCTTCGATCTGTTGAAAGGCCTCTTCTGCGTTTTTAGCCAGAAAGACCTGATATTCCCCCCTCAGGATCATCCTTAGCGACTCTCGGGCTCCGACTTCATCATCGACAACCAGAACACTCCTCATCATTTCCTCCCGCCCACCTTTTCAGATTCTTTCAGGAATTGGGGAGTTGATAGGTAATCACCCTGCGCCTTTCAACGGGAAGTTTCAGGGAAATGTAGGTCCGCAACTTTTTCGGGTTCGCCTCGATGATCATCCTGCCCCGGTTCCGTTCGACCATCTCTTTGACGAGGCGAATTTCCATATCCGCCAGCTCTTCAACCTGCTTGGCAGGTAACCCCAAGAGGCTCCCCAAGGGTTCCCCAGGCTTTTTATACCCGGTGAAGACCACAAGAATTTCAATATATCGCCTTTCTCCTGGGAGGGAAGGAGATCCCTTTCCGTCGTCCTCCCCATCTCTTAGGGATTTGGTTAATACCCCCAGGGTTCCGCTTTTCGGAATCGAAGGAAGGGCATACTGGATCAGAGAGGTCAGAATATATCGCAACTGTTCCTCGTGGAGAATGGTTTCCGGAAGACCTTCTTCGAATTTTTTGAAAAGTTTGATCCCCCTGCTTTCAAAAGTCGCTTGATGCTTTTTTAGAATTTCCTCGAGGAGGGCGTGAACCGTATCCTTCTTCTCGATGGGATGGTTGATTCGGATGTAGTTCAGCAATCCCGAGAGAACGGCATCGATCTTTTCGATGTCTTCGGTGACAATTCGATAGAAGGTGTTCCGGAATTCCGGGTCCTGAAATTTATCTCTCAACAGTTGGGTGAAGGTCTTGATGGAAACCAGAGGATTTTTAATCCGGTGGACCAGTTCAAGGAAAAAGAGGGAATTATCCCAGATCTGGAGGCCATTGGACGTCCTGTCCTTCACCCCTCCGTTTTTCGCCGAACCCGTCTTTTTGAGAAAGGCGGGAAAAGGGGGCAGACCGAGCTCGGGTTCGAGAGAAAGGTCCCTTTCGGTTATCTCTTCTCCCTCAGAGAGGATGGCCCCCCGGATCAGCACATGCTCCATTTCTCTAAGGTTTCCTGGCCACCAATAATTTTCGAGGACCCTTAAGACTTCTTTGGAAATCCCGATGCTCCGGATTTTCTTCTCTTTAATGTGCATGTGGAGGAGATATTGGGCGATGGCGCCAATCTCCCCTTTCCGCTCCCTTAAGGGAGGGAGGTAGATGGAAATCGTTTTGAGCTTCAGGAGAAGGTCCTCAGAAAAATCACCCCGGTCCACCTTCTCCTCCAGGTTTTCCGATGAGGAAGAAAGGATGCGAATATTTTGAACGGTCTTTTTTTCGGCTCCATTGTGAATTACCCCATCCTCGATCAGTTCAAGGAGTTTGAGCTGATCCCTCGGGTGGAGGTGTCCGACCTCCTCGATATAGAGAGTAGCAGGTATCCTTCCGAAATGGGTCTTCTCCAAGAAAGGAAGGAGGTGGGCCAGGAGGTCCTCTTTTTTGAGGAGGCGGCAGTCGATTCGGTAAAAGAGATGGGCCTCTGTTCCCCCCGCATGGTGAAGGATCTTGGCAATCAGTTCCTTGCCCGTTCCTTGCTCCCCGAGAATGAGGACAGGGGTCTGCGTCCGGGCGCATTTTTCGACCCGTTTGGCGACGTCCGGTGGAAGAATGGGAGAGCGGATCAGATCATGATAATTCATCG contains these protein-coding regions:
- a CDS encoding sigma-54 dependent transcriptional regulator, with protein sequence MMRSVLVVDDEVGARESLRMILRGEYQVFLAKNAEEAFQQIEAHFPDVILLDILLPDMDGLRVLERIRKNFPEQIVIMITATKTVKTAVEAMKLGAYDYITKPFDVDELRLTVNRALSTKALKEENQRLWIEVDRNFGFENIVGKSKEMREIFKMVKQVANSRATVLIMGESGTGKELIARAIHYHSPRRNHPFIPINCAAIPETLIESELFGHEKGAFTHAIERKLGRVEAAHEGTLFLDEIGELSLSTQAKILRFLEEREFLRVGGSKTIKVDVRLITATNKDLPQLVKKGLFREDLYYRINVVPILLPPLRERKEDIPLLVHHFIKKFSQENQKELKGISKEALGLLMNYDWPGNIRELENLIERVVTLTQNESIQADELPLPITHQSKANGLKESVLSGQLSFSEAEEEFEREIILDALRRANFVQSHAANLLGISRRILKYKMDKLGIQQPK
- a CDS encoding response regulator, which encodes MANILIVDDEIGPRESLRMILKPHYNIFTAENGLAALQILKQHEIDVVTLDLRMPGMSGIETLKEIRAIDPDVMVIIITGYGTLNSAIEAIRYGVFDYIPKPFNVPEIICIIEKSVQRRRLNRKVKEMVRLRCGDDMGIDQNSIGSFPSFHKIEGLSEFGPNQESPQEYQNCLEFSKVLASTLEEKDPYTSGHSERVCYYADFISKKLSLNPKDRQEIRIASYLHDIGKIGISNRFINKKGTLSTTEWTIIKQHTKKSLELLIPLNLSSTILSYIHHHHERYDGTGYPEGLAGENIPLGARIIAIADAYDSMTSERPYRKPLSGHEAKMELSKNAGTQFDPQLVTMFLEILREMEAVFTVHDPLRPPTLSV
- a CDS encoding sigma 54-interacting transcriptional regulator; the encoded protein is MNYHDLIRSPILPPDVAKRVEKCARTQTPVLILGEQGTGKELIAKILHHAGGTEAHLFYRIDCRLLKKEDLLAHLLPFLEKTHFGRIPATLYIEEVGHLHPRDQLKLLELIEDGVIHNGAEKKTVQNIRILSSSSENLEEKVDRGDFSEDLLLKLKTISIYLPPLRERKGEIGAIAQYLLHMHIKEKKIRSIGISKEVLRVLENYWWPGNLREMEHVLIRGAILSEGEEITERDLSLEPELGLPPFPAFLKKTGSAKNGGVKDRTSNGLQIWDNSLFFLELVHRIKNPLVSIKTFTQLLRDKFQDPEFRNTFYRIVTEDIEKIDAVLSGLLNYIRINHPIEKKDTVHALLEEILKKHQATFESRGIKLFKKFEEGLPETILHEEQLRYILTSLIQYALPSIPKSGTLGVLTKSLRDGEDDGKGSPSLPGERRYIEILVVFTGYKKPGEPLGSLLGLPAKQVEELADMEIRLVKEMVERNRGRMIIEANPKKLRTYISLKLPVERRRVITYQLPNS